In Bernardetia litoralis DSM 6794, the genomic window AGCACGACAAGGACTTGATTTTGAAATAAAAAGTAGAATGAAATCTATTTCTTCTATTCATAAAAAAATGGTAAAACAACATATTCCTTTTGATAAAGTCTATGATTTGTTTGCTATTCGGGTCATTCTCAAAACAGGAGTTGGAGAAGATGAAAAATCCACTTGTTGGCGTACTTATTCTGTTGTAACTGATTTTTATCAGCCAAGTCCACAGCGTTTGAGAGATTGGATTAGCGCACCCAAAACCACAGGTTATGAGTCTTTGCATACTACCGTAATGAGTAAAAAAGGGCAGTGGGTAGAAGTGCAAATCCGAACACACCGAATGGATGAGATAGCCGAAAAAGGATATGCTGCTCATTGGAAATACAAAGGTGGAAATGATAAAAGTGAATCTAGTATTGAAGGTTGGATTTCTAGAGTACGTGATAGTATCGAAAACAAAGACCTCTCAGCTTTAGACTTTGTAGATGAATTTCAGAATAATTTCTTTAGTGATGAGATTTATGTCTTTACACCAAAAGGAGATTTGAAAGTATTGCCTCAGCATTCTACAATTTTAGATTTTGCTTTTGATATTCATTCCGAAATCGGTGAGCGTTGTATGGGTGGAAAAGTAAATCATAAACTTGTTCCTCTCAATTATGAGCTTCAAAATGGTGACCAAATAGAAATTGTTGTTTCTTCCAAAACCACCGTAAATGAAGATTGGCTCTCTTATGTTCGTACTTCCAAATCCAAACAATGTATTCGTCAAGCTCTCAAAAAAGACCAAAAGATTATTGTTGAAGATGGAAAAAGTATCGTAAAAAGAAAACTAAAACAACTAAAACTTGAGTACAGCGATGCAACTGTTAATCAACTCTTAGATTATTTTACCTACAAATATGCTTCAGATTTTTATTATGCTGTTGGAAAAGGAGTTATTGAACACACACATATTAAAAAATTTATAGAAGATGATGAGGAATACAAGGCTTCACAAGTAAAACCAAAAAAGGACAAAAAAGAATATAAAAAGAAAAAGAAAGATGATATTCTTTTGATTGGAGGAGATTCTACTATTGAGTTTCATTTGTCCCAATGTTGTCATCCAATTCCAGGAGATGATATTTTTGGCTTGACTACAAGTGGGCGAGGAATTCGTATTCATAGAACAGATTGCCCAAATGCTGTTGCAATTATGGCTTCTTATGGAAATAGAATTATTTCTGTAAACTGGTCTAGTCAGAAAACACAAACTTTTGAGGTTTTGCTCACTGTTATTGGGGCTGATAGAATGGGATTAGTAAATGATGTTACTCGTATTATTTCCAATCAAAATAAAGTTAATATTTGTGGAATTAGTTTTGACATCAGCAATGAAACTGTTTTTGAAGGAAAAATTCGTTTGCGTGTTTTGAATACAGAACAAGTACAAAAACTGATTACTGAACTCACAGAACTAGATGGAGTAGTACAAGTAATGAGGCAAGATGAAGATGAGATTTTGAGAGATTAGAGAGTGATTTGTATTAAACTTAAAAGAGAATAATAACCTTAGTCAGAAAAAAGACTAAGGTTTTTTTTATAACATTTTCCCAAAAACGAAAAAAATATTTCCATTTTGAAAAAATAATACCTTTTCATAATTCCATCAAAAAAACAAAAATAGCTTTAAATGAGCTTTAAACAGCTATTTTTAATTATTACAAACTATCTCTACCTATTTTTTGGCATTGGCAAGCCTATTGAAATATATAAGTCAAATGAATGGTTCTCAAAGTAACTGATTTGTAAAAACTGAAAAGTAAAACAAAATTTTTAGCAG contains:
- a CDS encoding RelA/SpoT family protein; this translates as MPIPEKGVETPTKTEEAKTEQQELTEKQELQKEEKEKNEILRRYRHLMRLARPYMQGDDAKKIKKAFQIATEAHGNVRRKSGEPYIFHPIEVARIVVEEMGLGTTSIICALLHDVVEDSDIPLSRLEKEFGSRVAKIIDGLTKVPSDMFGQEKSQQAETFRKVLLTISEDIRVVLIKIADRLHNMRTLESMPSAKQLKIKAETQYIYAPLAHRLGLYNIRSELDDLSLKYSNRKAYDEIVGHIKRTKASRTRFINEFKKPIEEELARQGLDFEIKSRMKSISSIHKKMVKQHIPFDKVYDLFAIRVILKTGVGEDEKSTCWRTYSVVTDFYQPSPQRLRDWISAPKTTGYESLHTTVMSKKGQWVEVQIRTHRMDEIAEKGYAAHWKYKGGNDKSESSIEGWISRVRDSIENKDLSALDFVDEFQNNFFSDEIYVFTPKGDLKVLPQHSTILDFAFDIHSEIGERCMGGKVNHKLVPLNYELQNGDQIEIVVSSKTTVNEDWLSYVRTSKSKQCIRQALKKDQKIIVEDGKSIVKRKLKQLKLEYSDATVNQLLDYFTYKYASDFYYAVGKGVIEHTHIKKFIEDDEEYKASQVKPKKDKKEYKKKKKDDILLIGGDSTIEFHLSQCCHPIPGDDIFGLTTSGRGIRIHRTDCPNAVAIMASYGNRIISVNWSSQKTQTFEVLLTVIGADRMGLVNDVTRIISNQNKVNICGISFDISNETVFEGKIRLRVLNTEQVQKLITELTELDGVVQVMRQDEDEILRD